The Deltaproteobacteria bacterium genome segment TCTCAGACCTGGTTCTTACTACCATCAAAGGCTTCGTTCCAGGTTAATGGTTTTGGAGGGGCTAAATTGGTTCGCGCTAAAGAAATGTATCAGTTGGGAATCATTCCAGTCGACCAAGGTGTTTATTTTTTGAACGCCGAGTGTTCTCAAATGATCCACAAATTCATTAATCAACTGCTCACCGATACCCTTATGCTGGTAATCGGGATCAACGCCGATCGTATCCAGGGTTGCTTTTTCCTGGGAAATACCATATTCTCCTATATAGAGTTCCCCCATTATAAACCCCACCACCGTTCCATCTTCTTCCTCTGCCACAAGCGAGGTGGGCAAATAATCTTTGGATTGAACAAGCTTTTCAAACTTCAGTTCATAGTACTCCTGCCGGCGAGCCTTGAGTACTTTCTCGTCAATCCCAACCACAGCGTCAAAATCGTC includes the following:
- a CDS encoding GNAT family N-acetyltransferase, which codes for MNESTIKIRLMKADDFDAVVGIDEKVLKARRQEYYELKFEKLVQSKDYLPTSLVAEEEDGTVVGFIMGELYIGEYGISQEKATLDTIGVDPDYQHKGIGEQLINEFVDHLRTLGVQKINTLVDWNDSQLIHFFSANQFSPSKTINLERSL